The Narcine bancroftii isolate sNarBan1 chromosome 8, sNarBan1.hap1, whole genome shotgun sequence region ACTAGATGTCTCCTGACTCCACAAGGCAGTATTTACAAAGTACTGTAGACTACTGACACCCAGTGATGCAGAAATCTATACAAGGGTCAGGTACAGGATATCtgtaccattaaaaaaaacattttaactaCTGTCTGGTCTATTTTTAAAAGAGAGGTGGCTGTAAGTAAGCCCATTACTTCAAACCAACTATAAAATCATTGAACCTCATGAGTGGCAATTTCTAATACAGGTATCCCCCGCTTTTCAAAAGTTTGCTTTATGCCACTTCGCTTGTGCTAAAAGACCTATATTAGTATCTTTTTCACTAACCAAAAGAAATCCTAAGAggattttcacttttatgaaaacaAGCTAAAATAGTGTTCAGCGGGCTATCAAGAGAGCGCAGGGCAGTGGGGTCTGTTAATAGGCTGTTGAGAGAGtgcggggcaatgggatcagtgaggggaccgATAGTGGGCTATCAGGAgcgcgtggggcagtgggatcagtgtggggacttatAGCTGGCTGTTGAGAGtgcggagcagtgggatcagtgtgggaactgatagctGGCTGTTGAGAGAgcgtggagcagtgggatcagtgtggggactgatagtgggctgtcaAGAGAGCACATGGCAGTGGGTCCGTGAATACTCAAAAAATTTTCCGATATAAATTAATGGTGATTGCTTCACTTTTCACCATTTCGGCAGATGAAAGGTTTCACAGGAACACTACATTtggatagtggggggggggggggggggaggggggaaataccTGTATATGGAAACTTCTGGCTACTGTAGACACACACTATGTCAAATAAGGAAGCCTTTCTGCCAGTAAAATAGCAATATACATATTAGCTGCACTGTGGCCTGATGAATGGACTGCTTTGTATGGAAAATTAATGCATCCAAATCGTAGGGAAGCCTACATTTCAAAGATGATGGTAGAAAAGGTGCCTTTACTTGGAGCTCCAGGCAGGATAGTTGCAGGATTCTTGAGATGGCGCCGCTCAGATCCCAATAATGACAGATTATTATCCAATCATGCCAAGGTGGCTTGCTTCTCCTCAGGTGTCTCCTCCAGAAGCTGAACAAGCAGTTCATAGACAGGTTTGCAGACTTTAGCATAGCCGATCTGGGTGAGGTGCAAGTAGTCGAACATGTCATGGTGGGAGATGGTGCCGTCAGAATGCACAAAGTCCGCGTCGACATTCAGGAACTGCATTTTGGGGAACTTCACAAGGGACCTTTTCAGCATTGAATTGACCTGCCCATTCTTCTCTCGCAAGGGATTGGGCTTCTCGCCTCGAGGGAGGAGACTCTGGTAGAGGGGATATCACCACAAGACAGGCATTTACAACAGTGCATTCCCCGCCCCACTTTCTCAGGCAAAGTTAACAAGGGCAAAAGGCACCGACAGAAAAGGCACACTTACCAAAACCACCACCTTGGCCTGGGGTTGCCGTCCATTGATAAGCTGGACAATTGCCTCAATCCCACCAACTACTTCCTCAGCTGTGTGCTCATGATTGTTGGTGCCCACCCACAGGACAATCACCTGCAAGCAGtgtggatttatttatttttttaaaactgaaatcCAACCTTGAACATAGACTGTAACAATCCAAATAATCCCAAAGTCTCAAAAGTACAgtatcctccataatgtttgggacaaggacactttttatttgcccttgtgctcacagttttaaatttataaactaGCAATTTACATTAAAATGcaccttccagattttatttaaggatattcgtatacattttggtttgaccgtgtaGAAATTGCTGCAATTTTTATCCTATTTtccatttcaaggcaccataatgtttgtgaGATTTGGCTTTACAGTTGTTTGTGAGAACTcaagtatatttaattgctttattagcgcagatataagagagctaggcttgttcTGAAGCTTTTGAACAGCTTTGGagtatgtagttgccatttttccacaggaggaccagagttgtgccaatgagagTCAAAGGAGCCACTCTCTAtaaagtttgtacatttttcctatctccgtgtggatttcctctggattctctggttccctcccacctttcAGAACGAACtgggtttgttggttaattgatgtatttgagcagcacgggctcatgggccagaagagtctGTAACTGTGCTCTATTTCTAAATGTACAGTACATAATCTGAAATCCAAAACCCTTGAGACCAGACACTATTCTGAATTTGGAATTTTTCAGATATTAGAATAATAATACCTGTAATGGCGGTACGTTAAGTAATTGTGTTGATTTCAGATTCTCGCAAAATCAAAGATGCACTCCAATTAGAAAGGTCTCCGGGTGGGGGTTGCATTGGGTCATGTTTGGCGCCAAACGCGAGTTTTGGTGTGCAGATGACATACATGGAAAAAATGTTCGGTTTTCTCAATTTCaaataaaagattatgtacctatATACAATTCCATGCCCCTGAAGATGAATTTAGATTTGTTGCAAGCCCACTACATCAGGCATTTATATGGTACATTTACCATCCCCATTTTTGAGGGAATGTTAATGAAGGCAAAAGGCTTGGAAAGGAAGAAACAGACACATACCCATGTGGAGAATGCAGCTCAAAACATCAAGAA contains the following coding sequences:
- the pafah1b2 gene encoding platelet-activating factor acetylhydrolase IB subunit alpha2, with the protein product MSQEEFNSAAVPLCAEDVQGDGRWKSLHNRFVSDCKDKEPDVLFVGDSMIQLLQQYEIWRELFSPLHALNFGIGGDTTRHVLWRLENGELENIKPKVIVLWVGTNNHEHTAEEVVGGIEAIVQLINGRQPQAKVVVLSLLPRGEKPNPLREKNGQVNSMLKRSLVKFPKMQFLNVDADFVHSDGTISHHDMFDYLHLTQIGYAKVCKPVYELLVQLLEETPEEKQATLA